In Chaetodon trifascialis isolate fChaTrf1 chromosome 2, fChaTrf1.hap1, whole genome shotgun sequence, one DNA window encodes the following:
- the LOC139338895 gene encoding tubulin alpha-1B chain-like — MLQIVFVFLQRQCISIHLGQAGVQIGNACWELFCQEHGITPEGQILSNKTLGGGDDSFNTFFSETEGGKHNPRAIFVDLEPTVIDEVRTGTYRKLFPPDQLITGKEDAANNYARGHYTIGREIIDLVMDRICKLADQCTGLQGFLIYHSFGGGTGSGFTSLLMERLSAEYGKKCKLQFSIYPAPQVSTAVVEPYNSILTTHATLEHCDCSFMVDNEAIYDICCKNLDIERPTYTNLNRLVAQVVSSVTASLRFDGALNVDLTEFQTNLVPYPRIHFPVASYAPVISAEMAYHEQLSVAQITSSCFEPASQMVKCDTRHGKYMACCLLYRGDVVPKDVNAAIAAIKTKRSIRFVDWCPTGFKVGINYQIPTVVPGADMAKVYRAVCMMSNTTAIAEAWSRLDHKFDLMYAKRAFVHWYVGEGMEEGEFAEAREDMAALEKDYEEVGVDYLEGEGEEDGEEY; from the exons ATGTTAcaaattgtctttgttttcctccagcGTCAGTGTATCTCCATCCACCTGGGTCAGGCTGGGGTCCAGATTGGCAATGCCTGCTGGGAGCTTTTTTGTCAGGAACATGGGATTACACCAGAAGGACAGATACTCAGTAACAAGACTCTCGGAGGAGGAGATGATTCCTTCAACACCTTCTTCAGTGAGACTGAAGGTGGAAAGCACAATCCCAGAGCTATTTTTGTGGACCTGGAGCCCACTGTGATcg ATGAGGTGCGCACAGGGACCTACCGCAAGCTGTTCCCCCCTGACCAGCTGATCACTGGGAAGGAGGATGCTGCCAACAACTATGCCCGTGGACACTACACCATTGGCAGAGAGATCATCGACCTGGTGATGGACAGGATCTGCAAACTG gctgaCCAGTGCACTGGCCTTCAGGGCTTCCTGATTTACCACAGCTTCGGAGGTGGCACCGGCTCTGGTTTCACCTCCTTGTTGATGGAGCGTCTGTCTGCGGAGTATGGCAAGAAGTGCAAGTTGCAGTTCTCCATCTACCCAGCTCCACAGGTGTCCACTGCAGTGGTGGAGCCCTATAACTCCATTCTTACCACCCACGCCACCCTGGAGCACTGTGACTGCTCCTTCATGGTGGACAACGAGGCCATCTATGATATCTGCTGCAAGAACCTCGACATCGAGCGTCCCACTTACACCAACCTGAACAGGCTGGTCGCTCAGGTTGTGTCGTCTGTGACTGCATCCCTACGTTTCGATGGTGCTCTCAATGTGGATCTGACAGAATTCCAGACCAACTTGGTGCCATATCCCCGTATCCACTTCCCTGTGGCCAGCTATGCCCCTGTTATCTCGGCCGAGATGGCTTACCACGAGCAGCTCTCGGTGGCTCAAATCACAAGTTCCTGCTTCGAGCCAGCCAGTCAGATGGTGAAATGTGACACTCGCCACGGCAAGTACATGGCTTGTTGCCTGCTGTATCGTGGTGATGTGGTGCCCAAAGATGTGAATGCTGCCATTGCTGCTATCAAGACCAAGCGCTCCATCCGGTTTGTGGACTGGTGCCCCACTGGTTTCAAGGTCGGCATCAACTACCAGATACCCACTGTAGTTCCTGGTGCAGACATGGCCAAGGTCTATAGGGCTGTGTGCATGATGAGCAACACCACTGCTATTGCAGAGGCCTGGTCTCGCCTTGACCACAAGTTTGATCTGATGTACGCCAAGCGTGCGTTTGTCCACTGGTATGTGGgtgaggggatggaggagggagagttcGCCGAGGCCAGAGAGGATATGGCAGCTCTGGAGAAAGATTACGAGGAGGTTGGCGTCGACTACCTTGAGGGCgagggagaggaagatggagaggagtATTAG
- the LOC139345057 gene encoding creatine kinase M-type, whose translation MWKVKPPADHPMEMRYRPILESLVSPNPMSRFHLRRGSPEEEFPDLCRNFTWMGRILTPAMYRRQFNRCTHSGVIFDDVIRPGLEEPGDWPGPVSVGCVAGDAQSYILFCDFFDRIIEAHHEHKITSQTPESDFNHDNLKGGDDLDRSYAARCEVSVVRAVEDFCFPTHCSRGERRELLTLARRALHRLDEDELLGRLLLLEELNQEQQKELNLNSPSSSQLRTGVARDWPDARAVWVSKDGSLVVWVNMEDHLRLVSTRDDANIAEAFKCICINLQKLEEMYRELRHPFIWKQQLGWVSSSPADVGTGLRIKVHLRLQHVPKHKRLQDVLKRLRIRMDKTESPALYQVSNAATFGASEVVLTQLVVDGVKLLIAMEKRLEGGRDIDELVPAQK comes from the exons ATGTGGAAGGTCAAAC ctccagctgatCATCCCATGGAGATGAGGTACCGGCCCATTTTAGAG AGCTTGGTTTCCCCCAACCCCATGTCCCGGTTCCACCTGAGGAGGGGTTCTCCTGAGGAGGAGTTCCCTGACCTGTGCAGGAACTTTACCTGGATGGGCCGGATCCTCACGCCGGCCATGTACCGCCGACAGTTCAACCGCTGCACCCACAGCGGAGTCATCTTcgatgatgtcatcaggccCGGCCTCGAGGAACCAG GTGATTGGCCAGGTCCGGTGTCTGTGGGGTGTGTCGCGGGCGACGCCCAGTCCTACATCCTGTTCTGCGATTTCTTTGACCGAATCATCGAGGCGCATCACGAACACAAGATCACCAGCCAGACGCCAGAGAGCGACTTCAACCACGACAATCTGAAG gggggTGATGACTTGGACAGGTCTTACGCTGCACGCTGTGAGGTGAGTGTTGTTCGGGCAGTTGAAGACTTCTGCTTCCCGACACACTGCAGCCGAGGAGAGCGCAGAGAGCTCCTCACACTGGCCAGGAGAG CTCTGCATCGGCTGGATGAGGACGAGCTGCTGGGGCGACTCCTCTTACTAGAGGAACTGAACcaggagcagcagaaggagctgAACCTGaactctccatcttcctctcagctTCGTACTGGTGTGGCCCGGGACTGGCCCGACGCCAGGGCAGTATG GGTGAGTAAAGATGGGAGCCTGGTGGTCTGGGTCAACATGGAGGACCACCTCAGACTTGTGTCCACACGAGATGATGCCAACATTGCAGAGGCTTTTAAATGCATCTGCATCAACCTGCAGAAG ctgGAGGAGATGTACAGAGAGCTCAGACATCCATTCAtctggaagcagcagctggGGTGGGTGAGCAGCTCTCCGGCTGACGTGGGGACGGGTCTGAGGATCAAAGTCCACCTCAGACTGCAACACGTTCCCAAACACAAGCGGCTGCAGGACGTCCTGAAGAGACTGAGGATCCGCATGGACAAGACAG AATCCCCGGCGCTGTATCAGGTGAGCAATGCGGCGACCTTCGGCGCAAGCGAAGTGGTTCTGACCCAGCTGGTGGTGGATGGGGTCAAACTGCTCATCGCCATGGAGAAGAGGCTGGAGGGGGGCCGAGACATCGATGAGCTCGTTCCTGCACAGAAGTAG
- the LOC139349974 gene encoding zinc finger BED domain-containing protein 4-like: MAKENPRAAKITEALAQYIALDDQPLSVVENSGFRKLLSVLEPRYAIPSRHYITDTELPKLHNAVKKHIQGLLQDIPAFSFTTDIWSSTVTPMSLISLTAHWIGEDFTRKNAILHAKQFRGSHTGTAIACVFEEKLETWGIPKSSVHVVVRDSAKNMIKAMNEAGLPSLSCVAHTFQLAVNEGLLSQRSVSDAVAIGRKIVGHFKHSPLAYSRLEDVQLELLQPTARLQQDVPTRWNSTYYMMQSLTKQKRALTLYGSEYELPATLSTHQWTLLEHAMSVLSPFEELTKRVSSSDALASDVIPAVTVLLRVLTQETEQDQGIKTMKATLTAAVRRRFSDVERNPLYSIASVLDPRYKDCFFSNTNTAVEAKEMVRLELQKLSGGEADVGEPPARKQRKAQASRSSLDSVFAEIVNEQVAASLRTAPVGGAIELETYLGEALSKQDDKPLQYWGLNKVRFPTLAKMSRKYLSAPCSSVDSERLFSSVTHIVDETRNRITPEHAEMLLFIKKNLPLTFP; the protein is encoded by the exons atggcAAAAGAAAACCCTCGGGCAGCAAAAATAACTGAAGCTCTCGCACAGTACATCGCTCTAGACGACCAGCCCCTGTCCGTTGTAGAAAATAGTGGATTTCGCAAGCTGCTCAGTGTACTGGAGCCGAGGTATGCTATTCCTAGCCGTCActacatcacagacacagagttACCAAAGCTCCACAATGCTGTGAAAAAGCACATACAAGGCCTGCTGCAGGACATACCGGCTTTCAGCTTCACAACTGATATCTGGAGCAGCACTGTCACCCCAATGTCCCTAATTAGTTTAACTGCGCATTGGATTGGGGAGGATTTCACGCGCAAAAACGCCATTCTCCACGCAAAGCAGTTTCGGGGTTCCCATACTGGCACAGCTATCGCTTGTGTGTTTGAGGAGAAGCTTGAGACATGGGGAATACCGAAAAGTTCTGTTCACGTTGTGGTCCGGGACAGCGCAAAAAACATGATCAAAGCCATGAATGAAGCTGGACTGCCTAGCCTGTCGTGTGTTGCCCACACCTTTCAACTGGCGGTTAACGAGGGGCTGTTGTCTCAGAGGAGTGTATCAGACGCGGTGGCAATTGGACGCAAAATAGTGGGGCATTTTAAACATTCGCCATTAGCCTACTCCCGCCTGGAAGACGTCCAGCTCGAGCTCCTACAGCCGACAGCAAGGCTACAGCAAGACGTGCCAACGCGCTGGAACAGCACGTATTACATGATGCAGTCTCTCACCAAGCAGAAGCGGGCTCTGACACTATATGGATCTGAATACGAACTCCCCGCCACCCTCAGCACTCATCAGTGGACCCTCCTGGAACACGCTATGTCTGTCCTGTCTCCGTTTGAGGAGTTAACCAAACGAGTGAGTTCCTCTGACGCCCTGGCCTCAGATGTGATAcctgctgtgactgtgctgctcCGAGTTTTGACACAAGAAACAGAACAGGACCAAGGCATCAAAACCATGAAGGCAACCTTGACTGCAGCCGTGAGGAGACGCTTCTCTGACGTAGAAAGAAACCCACTCTACAGCATCGCAAGTGTACTCGATCCgag ATACAAGGATTGTTTCTTCTCAAACACCAACACTGCTGTTGAAGCCAAAGAGATGGTGAGGCTAGAGCTGCAGAAGCTGTctggaggagaagcagatgTGGGGGAACCTCCTGCCAGAAAGCAACGCAAGGCCCAGGCCAGTAGGAGCAGTCTGGACAGTGTGTTTGCTGAGATAGTAAATGAGCAAGTAGCAGCATCACTGAGAACAGCACCGGTGGGTGGGGCCATCGAGTTAGAAACATATCTTGGAGAGGCCCTGTCTAAACAGGATGACAAGCCACTGCAGTACTGGGGACTTAACAAAGTGAGGTTTCCCACTCTTGCCAAAATGTCTCGCAAATATCTGTCAGCACCTTGCAGCAGTGTGGACAGTGAAAGGCTTTTTAGCTCAGTGACGCACATTGTTGATGAAACCAGAAACAGGATCACACCTGAGCATGCAGAGATGCTTCTCTTTATCAAAAAAAACCTGCCTCTCACTTTTCCCTAA
- the mark1 gene encoding serine/threonine-protein kinase MARK1 isoform X2 has translation MEYASGGEVFDYLVAHGRMKEKEARAKFRQIVSAVEYCHQKRIVHRDLKAENLLLDADMNIKIADFGFSNEFTLGSKLDTFCGSPPYAAPELFQGKKYDGPEVDVWSLGVILYTLVSGSLPFDGQNLKELRERVLRGKYRIPFYMSTDCENLLKKLLVLNPGKRGSLQQIMKDRWMNVGYDDKELKSYSEPEQDFSDPKRIELMGTMGFPQEEVVKALEGQKYNEVTAIYLLLGRKSAEFEGSDSLSSSNLVQRSRPSSDLNGSSQSPAHSRTVSANQKQRRFSDHVAPSIPPPVSYTKRCHANSVESDRKDEPASPMGVSDRRRSATASGSITRRNTYVNERTSAERHLAAVPNGKDGSLPEVPAASPSPSPGATVSSTRPRHVKSMSASGHPMKSCLPPIDDNAEYQSSPQQPPSSPSAFSVTSSGSSTTPDRTRFPRGSSSRSTFHGAQLRDRRPATYNGPPASPSLSQHATASLASPRHGTSTSLIGKITSKFVRRSLSGEPKEDVRDSKPRSLRFTWSMKTTSSMEPRDMMKEIRRVLDANNCDYEQRERYSLFCVHGDARQDTLVQWEMEVCKLPRLSLNGVRFKRISGTSIAFKNIATKVANELRL, from the exons ATTGTGTCAGCTGTGGAGTACTGTCACCAGAAGAGGATCGTACACCGAGACCTCAAg GCCGAGAACCTTCTGCTGGACGCcgacatgaacattaaaataGCTGACTTTGGCTTCAGTAACGAGTTCACTCTGGGCAGTAAGCTGGACACGTTCTGTGGATCCCCTCCTTACGCCGCTCCTGAACTCTTCCAG GGGAAGAAGTACGACGGGCCGGAGGTGGACGTCTGGAGTCTGGGAGTGATCCTGTACACGCTGGTCAGCGGCTCGCTGCCGTTCGACGGACAGAACCTGAAG GAGCTGAGGGAGCGCGTTCTCAGAGGAAAGTACCGGATTCCTTTCTACATGTCGACTGACTGCGAGAACCTGCTGAAGAAGCTTCTGGTCCTGAACCCGGGAAAACGAGGCAGCCTACAG caAATCATGAAGGATCGATGGATGAACGTCGGCTATGACGACAAGGAGCTGAAATCATACAGCGAACCAGAACAAGACTTCAGCGACCCCAAACGCATcg agctgatgGGGACGATGGGCTTTCctcaggaggaggtggtgaaggCGCTGGAGGGTCAGAAATACAACGAGGTGACAGCAATATACCTGCTACTGGGGAGGAAATCTGCCGAG TTTGAAGGCAGTGACTCTTTGTCCAGCAGTAACCTGGTTCAAAGGTCACGGCCCAGCAGTGACCTCAATGGCTCCAGTCAGTCCCCCGCCCACTCTCGCACGGTTTCGGCCAATCAGAAGCAGCGGCGCTTCAGTGACCACG TGGCGCCGTCCATCCCCCCACCTGTCTCCTACACCAAGCGTTGTCATGCCAACAGCGTAGAAAGCGACAGGAAGGACGAGCCGGCTTCGCCCATGGGAGTTTCAGACCGCAGGCGGTCAGCCACAGCCTCAGGG agcaTAACTCGGAGGAACACGTACGTTAATGAGAGGACGAGTGCTGAGCGCCACTTGGCTGCTGTTCCCAACGGGAAGGATGGCAG tctaCCTGAGGTACCTGCAGCATCCCCATCCCCATCGCCAGGGGCAACCGTGTCCTCAACACGCCCCCGGCACGTCAAGTCCATGTCAGCGTCAGGACATCCCATGAAGTCCTGCCTGCCCCCCATCGACGACAACGCCGAGTATCAGAG CTCCCCCCAGCAGCCTCCGTCATCGCCCTCAGCCTTCAGCGTCaccagcagcggcagcagcaccACGCCAGACCGAACCCGCTTCCCCCGCGGCTCCTCCAGTCGCTCCACCTTCCACGGTGCTCAGCTTCGAGATCGACGGCCTGCGACCTACAATGGCCCGCCAGCTTCGCCCAGCCTGTCTCAGCACGCCACCGCATCGCTGGCCTCGCCCCGCCACGGAACCTCCACCTCCCTCATTGGCAAGATCACCTCCAAGTTCGTCCGCAG GAGTTTATCAGGTGAGCCCAAAGAGGATGTCCGAGACTCCAAGCCTCGCTCCCTGCGCTTCACCTGGAGCATGAAGACCACGTCCTCCATGGAGCCGCGGGACATGATGAAGGAGATCCGGAGGGTTTTGGACGCCAACAACTGTGACTACGAGCAGCGCGAGCGCTACTCGCTGTTCTGCGTGCACGGCGATGCCCGTCAGGACACTCTGGTCCAATGGGAGATGGAGGTGTGCAAGCTGCCCCGCCTCTCGCTCAACGGCGTGCGCTTCAAACGGATCTCTGGCACATCCATCGCCTTCAAAAACATCGCCACCAAAGTGGCCAATGAGCTCAGGCTGTGA